Proteins co-encoded in one Euleptes europaea isolate rEulEur1 chromosome 1, rEulEur1.hap1, whole genome shotgun sequence genomic window:
- the LOC130490918 gene encoding oocyte zinc finger protein XlCOF6-like: MEEKDAESPGTDKRARKGPHPIQAGSGVEFWERAVPEILAQDTVITDEHCQRFQHFCYHEADGPRELCSQLHKLCNRWLKPERHSKKQIVDQVILEQFLIFLPSEMESWMWRPSVKMEANFSEAERASSEDGQRGQVQLEATQKKGKEMEEKDAESPGTDKRARKGPHPIQAGSGVQFWERAVPEILAQDTVITDEHCQRFRHFCYHEADGPRELCSQLHKLCNRWLKPERHSKKQIMDQVILEQFLIILPSEMESWMWRPSVKMEANFSEAERASSEDGQRVQVQVCAQDALSPGFLDTVFARERTHTGEKPFECTECGKKFTTSSGLQKHLRTHTGEKPFDCSDCGKRFRRSDALQEHQRTHTGEKSFQCSECGKKFKCGKKFTVSSRLQMHLRTHTGEKPFECLVCGKKFSHNSSLQQHQRTHTGEKLFECPECGKKFTVSSSLQMHLRTHTGEKLFECPECGKKFTVSSGLQRHLRTHTGEKPFECSECGKKFTVSSSLQVHLRTHTGEKPFDCSDCGKKFTTSSSLQMHLRTHTGEKSFQCSECGKKFNQSSNLQQHLRTHAGEKLFQCSECGKKFTTSSSFQMHLRTHTGEKPFKCSECGKRFSQSGTFHVHLRTHTGEKPFECPECGKKFTTSSSLQIHLRTHTGEKPFDCSDCGKRFSRSDTLQQHQRTHTGEKSFQCSECGKKFNQSSNLQQHLRTHQGASQL; the protein is encoded by the exons atggaagagaagGACGCAGAATCTCCTGGAACTGacaagagagcaaggaaaggcccCCATCCCATCCAGGCTGGGAGTGgtgttgaattctgggaaagagctgtgccagaaaTCCTGGCTCAGGACACTGTGATCACTGATGAACATTGCCAGCGTTTCCAGCACTTCTGCTACCATGAGGCTGATGGGCCCCGAGAgctttgcagccagctccataaACTTTGCAACcgctggctgaagccggagaggcacagCAAGAAGCAAATCGTGGAccaggtgatcctggagcagttcctgatctTCCTGCCCTCGGAGATGGagagctgg ATGTGGCGACCCTCTGTGAAGATGGAAGCTAACTTCTCTGAGGCGGAAAGAGCTTCATCAGAGGACGGGCAGAGAGGGCAGGTCCAG TTGGAGGCGACCcaaaagaaggggaaggagatggaagagaagGACGCAGAATCTCCTGGAACTGacaagagagcaaggaaaggcccCCATCCCATCCAGGCTGGGAGTGGTGTtcaattctgggaaagagctgtgccagaaaTCCTGGCTCAGGACACTGTGATCACTGATGAACATTGCCAGCGTTTCCGGCACTTCTGCTACCATGAGGCTGATGGGCCCCGAGAgctttgcagccagctccataaACTTTGCAACcgctggctgaagccggagaggcacagCAAGAAGCAAATCATGGAccaggtgatcctggagcagttcctgatcaTCCTGCCCTCGGAGATGGagagctgg ATGTGGCGACCCTCTGTGAAGATGGAAGCTAACTTCTCTGAGGCGGAAAGAGCTTCATCAGAGGACGGGCAGAGAGTGCAGGTCCAGGTgtgtgcccaagatgccctctcacctG GTTTCTTAGATACTGTATTTGCCAGGGAAAG gactcacacaggggagaaaccttttgaatgcacagagtgtggaaagaaattcactaCAAGTTCcggtcttcaaaagcatctaaggacccacacaggggagaaaccttttgactgctcagactgtggaaaaaGATTCAGACGAAGTGACGCTCTTCaggagcatcaaagaacccatacaggagagaaatcatttcagtgctcagagtgtggaaagaaattca aatgtggaaagaaattcactgTGAGTTCCAGACTTCAAATGCAtctaaggacccacacaggggagaaaccttttgaatgcttagtgtgtggaaagaaattcagtcacaattccagtcttcaacagcatcaaagaacccacacaggggagaaactatTTGAGTGcccagaatgtggaaagaaattcactgtgagttccagtcttcaaatgcatctaaggacccacacaggggagaaactatTTGAATGcccagaatgtggaaagaaattcactgTCAGTTCCGgacttcaaaggcatctaaggacccacactggggagaaacctttcgaatgctcagaatgtggcaAGAAATTCACTGTGAGTTCCAGTCTACAagtgcatctaagaacccacacaggggagaaaccttttgactgCTCAGACTGTGGCAAGAAATTCACTACAAGTTCCAGTCTTCAAAtgcatctaagaacccatacaggagagaaatcatttcagtgctcagagtgtggaaagaaattcaatcAGAgcagcaatcttcaacagcatctaagaacccacgcAGGTGAGAAACTTTTTcagtgctcagaatgtggaaagaaattcactaCAAGTTCCAGTTTTCAAATGCAtctaaggacccacacaggggagaaaccttttaaatgctcagaatgtggaaagagattcagtcagagtggcacttTTCATGTACAtctaaggacccacacaggggagaaaccttttgaatgcccagagtgtggaaagaaattcactaCAAGTTCCAGTCTTCAAattcatctaagaacccacacaggggagaaaccttttgactgctcagactgtggaaagagattcagtcgaagTGACACTCTtcagcagcatcaaagaacccatacaggagagaaatcatttcagtgctcagagtgtggaaagaaattcaatcAGAgcagcaatcttcaacagcatctaagaacccaccaAGGGGCCTCACAGCTGTGA